The following are from one region of the Halarcobacter sp. genome:
- a CDS encoding HD domain-containing protein — MTELNIQIEELISKNAQDFEISKVFRTYYKDYVSSIDTTLETTGGKDFFVKHTKHTDKFLIQLYKYILRKHFGDYQPMSSSIPVTLVALGSYGREQLCIYSDVDLMILYQDIKGYNLRPIMEELVTLAWDCGLKLGSRVHEIKEIEEGVKEDITIKTSILESRIIYGSKHLWYAYENILRKIRKTDQKEFIQEKLEEHKQRLLKYPLKMEPNIKDGYGGMRESNMVFWMATVIFGVYDTKELIGKEFTEDEYKKYRAALEYIFQVRNALHNIAKKKLDVVNFDLLPELSSKLGFAHTPRMTKERQCMAKILESLHRIHFFSSVMVKKFTRRIIYENKNISLLKEYRYKKDIYIIDGKLYTSFSVKPKPLVQFLKELIELPDTVKIFDRSYVYYASKTILPTKQTQELKRTLKVLLYKPNLYPLIKLIYNSRLFQAILPITKKIVNQPQFDGYHQHPVDVHSIKALKKLEEIKDPYVNELYESLEEKEKAIVRMVTLLHDVGKGRVTDHHISGEKLFKNMTTAYNFDHEHIQIGSLLVRYHNMMSKVASSEDIYSEKVILSFTALVKSKLALKMLFIVTYADISAVGESIYKSATASLLKQLYLQSLPAFENTALLTESARRNAKQERIKKLNKFKTLSNIMKKKIFYISSNHMFLKMKSNEIIDIAVKAQNIDTFDYEILNENNLVIRIIRKVPLNLGFLLGRLEFLNISTMNIFKLYDEKKFFEISFSEKVDDEDILFISQIIESSFDMTKKTKLNIPIIKKDGITIDCNHTTYLASMQVIAKDQKGLLAYIAKVFDDYGIEIETAKLSSIKNKAKDLFLIEKNGNFCAKQEQIIENLCVDGK; from the coding sequence ATGACTGAATTAAATATTCAGATTGAAGAACTAATATCAAAAAATGCGCAAGACTTTGAGATATCAAAAGTTTTTAGAACCTATTATAAAGATTATGTTTCATCGATTGACACAACTTTAGAAACAACTGGGGGTAAAGACTTTTTTGTAAAACATACAAAACATACAGATAAGTTTTTAATTCAACTTTATAAATATATTCTTAGAAAACATTTTGGGGATTATCAACCAATGAGCTCTTCTATTCCAGTAACCTTAGTTGCTTTAGGAAGTTATGGAAGAGAACAATTATGTATCTATTCTGATGTTGATTTAATGATCCTTTATCAAGATATAAAAGGATATAACCTAAGACCTATTATGGAAGAGTTAGTTACTCTTGCTTGGGATTGTGGTTTAAAATTAGGTTCAAGAGTTCATGAAATAAAAGAGATTGAAGAGGGTGTAAAAGAAGATATTACAATTAAAACCTCTATTTTAGAATCAAGAATCATTTATGGTTCAAAACACCTTTGGTATGCCTATGAAAATATCCTAAGAAAAATAAGAAAAACAGACCAAAAAGAGTTTATCCAAGAAAAACTTGAAGAACACAAACAAAGACTTTTAAAATATCCTCTAAAAATGGAACCAAATATCAAAGATGGATATGGAGGTATGAGAGAATCAAATATGGTTTTCTGGATGGCAACTGTTATTTTTGGTGTTTATGATACAAAAGAGTTAATAGGAAAAGAGTTTACTGAAGATGAATATAAAAAATATAGAGCAGCCTTAGAATATATTTTTCAAGTAAGAAATGCTTTACACAATATTGCAAAGAAAAAATTAGATGTGGTTAATTTTGATCTACTACCGGAGCTTAGTAGTAAATTAGGATTTGCACATACTCCTAGGATGACAAAAGAGCGTCAGTGTATGGCAAAAATACTTGAGTCATTACATAGAATTCATTTTTTCTCTTCTGTGATGGTAAAAAAATTTACTAGAAGAATAATTTATGAAAATAAAAATATATCTTTACTAAAAGAGTATAGATATAAAAAAGATATTTATATTATTGATGGTAAATTATACACCTCATTTAGTGTAAAACCTAAACCTTTAGTTCAATTTTTAAAAGAATTAATTGAATTACCTGATACTGTAAAAATTTTTGATAGGTCTTATGTTTATTATGCAAGTAAAACTATTTTGCCTACAAAACAAACTCAAGAGTTAAAAAGAACATTAAAAGTCTTATTGTATAAACCAAATCTATATCCATTGATAAAATTAATTTATAATAGTAGATTATTTCAAGCAATCTTACCAATAACTAAAAAAATAGTTAATCAACCTCAATTTGATGGATATCATCAGCATCCAGTAGATGTTCACTCTATAAAAGCATTAAAAAAACTTGAAGAGATTAAAGACCCATATGTTAATGAGTTATATGAAAGTTTAGAAGAGAAAGAAAAAGCAATTGTTAGAATGGTAACTTTGCTTCATGATGTAGGTAAAGGAAGAGTTACAGACCACCATATTTCAGGGGAAAAGCTTTTCAAAAATATGACAACTGCTTATAACTTTGACCATGAACATATCCAAATAGGTTCTTTATTAGTTAGATATCATAATATGATGAGTAAAGTTGCAAGTAGTGAAGATATTTATTCAGAAAAAGTGATTTTATCTTTTACGGCATTAGTTAAATCTAAACTTGCATTAAAAATGCTTTTTATTGTTACCTATGCAGATATTTCAGCTGTAGGTGAAAGTATTTATAAAAGTGCTACAGCTTCTTTATTAAAACAGTTATATTTACAATCTTTACCTGCATTTGAGAATACTGCACTTCTTACAGAAAGTGCAAGAAGAAATGCAAAACAAGAAAGAATTAAAAAACTAAATAAATTTAAAACTCTTTCAAATATTATGAAGAAAAAGATTTTCTATATTTCTTCAAATCATATGTTCTTAAAAATGAAATCTAATGAGATTATTGATATTGCAGTAAAAGCTCAAAATATCGATACCTTTGATTATGAAATACTAAATGAAAACAATTTAGTTATCAGAATCATTAGAAAAGTACCCCTTAATCTAGGATTTTTACTTGGAAGACTAGAGTTTTTAAATATCTCTACAATGAATATTTTCAAACTATATGATGAAAAGAAATTTTTTGAGATTAGTTTTTCTGAGAAAGTTGATGATGAAGATATATTATTTATTTCACAAATCATTGAAAGCTCTTTTGATATGACTAAGAAAACAAAATTAAATATTCCAATAATTAAAAAAGATGGTATAACTATAGATTGTAATCACACTACATATTTAGCATCTATGCAAGTAATAGCTAAGGATCAAAAAGGTTTATTAGCATACATTGCAAAAGTTTTTGATGACTATGGAATAGAGATTGAGACTGCAAAATTAAGCTCAATAAAAAATAAAGCAAAAGATCTTTTCCTTATAGAAAAAAATGGAAACTTCTGTGCAAAACAAGAACAGATTATTGAAAATCTATGTGTAGATGGGAAATAA
- a CDS encoding acyl-[ACP]--phospholipid O-acyltransferase — MEKILSNITIIKFAFLSVVFCNVIVDVAHKILLQNIAFKIFDGSEQVVWISIINGLIIIPFLLLFSLSGYLSDRYNKKDILIYGAISSFVLSCLMVLSYISGNFYLAMLNLVLLAIQSTIYSPAKFGIIIDIWGKSNLSKGNASLQAISIIAILFSIASGSFIFESFYNTHNLNLLSSKEQLLTAIIPLTYYIVPIAFFEMFISIFILKKLNTKYKQDKTLILDKNKLLKGELLKKNIKTIFSNEQIAMSVIGLSLFWGISQGLMAVYPSFAKQYLNIVDVFVINGIIASSGIGIAIGSIIYSKLSKHYIEVGTIPFAALGMVLMIYTSTIVESTILLALCFLVFGIFGGLFVVPLNALIQFNAKRKNLGTILAGNNWFHSLSMFIMLCITTFVSFNNLDPLNTLYLILIITIVGMGFTIYHLPQSLILFFVKLIVGFKYKLSVKGLNNIPSSGGVLLLGNHVSWIDWAIVFMSSPRQIRFVMHKPIYEKWYLTWLLKLFKVIPISNSSSKETIKTIAKSLDAGDIVVLFPEGGITRSGHLGEFKKGFELILKQTKEDIPVVAFYIRGLWESMFSRANKKYKKTGRTRAVSIHFSKPIKKNKASAYRVKQTIKELSSNSWLEYSNSFKTIPEAIFERLKADVKSKKIFADTTGIELSGYKFLTAAILFKNLLKRKIKGENIGLLIPASVGGAFINTSILMLGKVAVNLNFTSSMQTLISSVEKAEIKTIITSKKFVEKLIEKGVKIDELLNLNEVIYIEDIKKEITKPKGLITLLSVVIFPTMLLKAIHLKNISKDSTALIMFSSGSEGVPKGIELTHGNIIGNSKQIAAVINASENDVIVGSLPLFHAFGTVVTMFLPLIEGILCISHPDPTDGFAIGKLVQKYKGTIILGTSTFFRLYAKNPKVTKEMFQSLRLVVAGAEKLSQKVRVDFEKRFDKQILEGFGTTETTPVACCNLPDVENPDGSFQLGNKIGTVGMPLPGTKIKIVDPSTFKELKTNEEGMILISGVQVMKGYLKDKKKTDEVILEKNGRKYYITGDKGKLDNDGFLTIVDRYSRFAKLGGEMISLGLVEEKIKALLEEDETDIIVTSISDEKKGEKIIALISHISEEKLEILKKAIKEDFDNNLMIPSSYKIVDEVPKLGSGKSDFSKAKKVASDLCR, encoded by the coding sequence ATGGAAAAGATATTAAGTAATATAACAATAATAAAATTTGCTTTTTTATCTGTGGTCTTTTGTAATGTTATTGTTGATGTTGCGCATAAAATTTTACTTCAAAATATAGCTTTTAAGATATTTGATGGAAGTGAACAAGTTGTTTGGATATCTATTATAAATGGATTAATAATAATCCCTTTTTTACTTCTTTTTAGTTTAAGTGGATATTTGTCAGATAGATATAACAAAAAAGATATTTTAATTTATGGTGCAATCTCTTCTTTTGTTCTTTCATGTTTAATGGTGTTATCTTATATTAGTGGAAACTTTTATCTTGCTATGTTAAATCTAGTGCTTTTAGCAATACAAAGTACTATTTATTCTCCTGCAAAGTTTGGAATCATAATTGATATTTGGGGAAAAAGCAATTTATCAAAAGGAAATGCAAGTTTACAAGCTATCTCTATTATAGCAATACTTTTTTCAATAGCAAGTGGTTCATTTATTTTTGAATCATTTTATAATACTCATAATTTAAATCTATTATCAAGTAAAGAGCAGTTGCTAACAGCAATAATACCTTTAACTTATTATATAGTTCCTATTGCTTTTTTTGAAATGTTTATATCAATTTTTATTTTAAAAAAATTAAATACAAAATACAAACAAGATAAAACACTTATATTAGATAAAAACAAATTGCTAAAAGGTGAGCTTTTAAAGAAAAATATTAAAACAATTTTTTCTAATGAACAAATTGCTATGTCAGTTATTGGCTTATCACTTTTTTGGGGCATATCTCAAGGCTTAATGGCTGTATATCCATCCTTTGCAAAACAATATTTAAATATAGTTGATGTATTTGTAATAAATGGAATAATCGCTTCTTCAGGTATAGGAATTGCAATAGGTTCAATTATCTATTCAAAGCTTTCAAAACATTATATAGAAGTTGGAACGATTCCCTTCGCTGCTTTGGGTATGGTTCTTATGATTTATACTTCAACTATTGTAGAAAGTACTATATTATTGGCATTATGTTTTTTAGTTTTTGGTATATTTGGGGGCTTATTTGTTGTGCCTTTGAATGCTTTAATACAATTTAATGCAAAAAGAAAAAATCTAGGAACAATATTAGCTGGGAATAATTGGTTTCATTCTTTGTCAATGTTTATAATGTTATGTATTACAACTTTTGTTTCTTTTAATAACCTTGATCCTTTAAATACTCTTTATCTAATACTTATCATCACAATTGTTGGGATGGGGTTTACAATTTATCATTTGCCTCAATCTTTGATTCTGTTTTTTGTAAAATTAATTGTTGGATTTAAATATAAACTTAGTGTAAAAGGTTTAAATAATATACCATCCTCAGGTGGAGTATTACTTTTAGGAAACCATGTATCTTGGATAGATTGGGCTATAGTATTTATGAGTTCGCCAAGGCAAATTAGATTTGTAATGCATAAACCAATATATGAAAAATGGTACTTAACTTGGCTTTTAAAACTTTTTAAAGTTATACCTATTTCTAACTCTTCAAGTAAAGAAACAATAAAAACTATAGCTAAAAGTTTAGATGCTGGAGATATTGTGGTACTTTTTCCTGAAGGAGGCATTACAAGAAGTGGGCATTTAGGTGAGTTTAAAAAAGGATTTGAACTTATTTTAAAACAAACAAAAGAGGATATTCCTGTTGTTGCATTTTATATTAGAGGTTTATGGGAATCCATGTTTAGTAGAGCAAATAAAAAATATAAAAAAACTGGAAGAACAAGAGCCGTATCAATACATTTTTCAAAACCTATAAAAAAGAATAAAGCAAGTGCGTATAGAGTTAAACAAACCATAAAAGAGCTTTCTTCAAATTCATGGCTTGAATATTCAAATAGTTTTAAAACTATACCTGAAGCAATTTTTGAAAGATTAAAAGCAGATGTAAAATCTAAAAAAATATTTGCAGATACTACTGGAATAGAACTAAGTGGATATAAGTTTTTAACAGCAGCAATACTTTTTAAAAATTTATTAAAAAGAAAAATAAAAGGTGAGAATATAGGTTTATTAATACCTGCTAGTGTAGGGGGAGCTTTTATCAATACTTCAATTTTAATGTTGGGAAAAGTTGCTGTGAATCTAAATTTTACCTCTTCTATGCAAACACTTATTTCAAGTGTAGAAAAAGCAGAAATCAAAACAATAATCACATCAAAGAAATTTGTTGAAAAACTTATAGAAAAGGGCGTTAAGATTGATGAACTTCTTAATTTAAATGAAGTGATTTATATTGAAGATATAAAAAAAGAGATAACAAAACCAAAAGGTTTAATCACATTATTGAGTGTAGTTATCTTTCCAACTATGCTTTTAAAAGCAATACATCTTAAAAATATTAGTAAAGATTCAACAGCACTTATTATGTTTAGTAGTGGAAGTGAGGGGGTACCAAAGGGTATAGAATTAACCCATGGAAATATAATAGGAAATTCAAAACAAATTGCTGCAGTTATAAATGCAAGTGAAAATGATGTTATAGTTGGATCTTTACCTTTATTTCATGCTTTTGGAACAGTTGTAACTATGTTTCTACCTTTGATTGAGGGAATTTTATGTATATCTCATCCAGACCCTACTGATGGTTTTGCAATTGGTAAATTAGTTCAAAAATATAAAGGAACAATCATATTAGGTACTTCTACTTTTTTTAGATTATATGCAAAGAATCCAAAAGTTACAAAAGAGATGTTTCAATCCCTAAGATTAGTTGTAGCAGGAGCAGAAAAACTTTCACAGAAGGTAAGAGTTGATTTTGAAAAAAGATTTGATAAACAGATTTTAGAAGGTTTTGGTACAACTGAAACCACTCCTGTTGCTTGTTGTAATTTACCTGATGTAGAAAATCCAGATGGAAGTTTTCAATTAGGAAATAAAATTGGAACTGTAGGTATGCCTCTTCCTGGTACAAAAATAAAAATTGTAGACCCTAGTACTTTTAAAGAACTTAAAACAAATGAGGAGGGGATGATTTTAATATCTGGTGTTCAAGTTATGAAAGGCTATCTAAAAGATAAGAAAAAAACAGATGAGGTAATCCTTGAAAAAAATGGTAGAAAATATTATATAACTGGAGATAAAGGAAAACTTGACAATGATGGCTTTTTAACTATTGTAGATAGGTATTCAAGATTTGCAAAACTTGGAGGAGAGATGATAAGTTTAGGATTAGTTGAAGAGAAAATAAAAGCTTTATTAGAAGAGGATGAAACAGATATTATTGTAACTTCTATTAGTGATGAAAAAAAAGGTGAAAAAATTATTGCACTCATTTCACATATAAGTGAAGAAAAGCTTGAAATACTTAAAAAAGCTATAAAAGAAGATTTTGACAATAATTTAATGATTCCAAGTTCATATAAAATAGTTGATGAGGTACCTAAATTAGGTAGTGGAAAAAGTGATTTTAGTAAAGCAAAAAAAGTTGCATCTGATTTGTGTAGATAG